A single genomic interval of Tistrella bauzanensis harbors:
- the rbbA gene encoding ribosome-associated ATPase/putative transporter RbbA translates to MERIVVRLDRVSLAFGRVRALDDVCLEVPSGCMVGLIGPDGVGKSSLLALASGARAVPSGRVEVLGGDIADVGHRRRTCPRIAYMPQGLGSNLYATLSVFENVDFFGRLFGHDRAERDRRIGRLLKSTGLAPFADRPAGKLSGGMKQKLGLCCALIHDPDLLILDEPTTGVDPLSRRQFWDLIDRIRSERPGMSVIVATAYMEEAARFDWLVAMDGGRVLATGTPAALLERTGADTLDAAFIALLPEAVRQDYRPVDIPPQTAAGQSEMAIEAEGLTMRFGDFTAVDHVSFRIPRGEIFGFLGSNGCGKTTTMKMLAGLLPATEGRARLFGADVDPRDIEIRRRVGYMSQAFSLYSELTVRQNLELHARLFRLDPHGIPVRVSEMAARFDLDAVMDTLPGALPLGIRQRLSLAVAMIHAPDILILDEPTSGVDPVVRDGFWQILVDLARQDGVTIFISTHFMNEAERCDRISLMHAGRVLVSDRPADIRRKRNAATLEEAFIAVLEDAGAGAATDDAADATIAETIGDGAEGFADAPAPSRLRRVFDPRRMFSYTRRESLELRRDPIRATLALIGSMLLMFIIGYGINLDIEDLTFAVLDRDQTTTSRSYVQDIAGSRYFVERAPILDHADLDRRMRAGTLSLAIEIPEGFGRDVARGRPVEIGAWFDGAMPQRAETIRGYVQSMHAHWLAARARANGVATADTFSIETRFRYNPDVASLVAMVPAVIPLLLMMIPAMLMALSVVREKELGSIVNMYVTPITRFEFLIGKQLPYIGLAMINFLLLTGLAVFIFGVPLTGSFWTLAVGALLYVTAATGIGLLISTFMRSQIAAIFGTSVLTILPAVQFSGMTDPVSSLEGIGALIGQVYPTAHFITIARGTFSKALGFGDLQASLMPLALAIPVLTGLCVLLLKKQAR, encoded by the coding sequence ATGGAGCGGATCGTCGTCCGGCTCGACCGGGTTTCGCTCGCCTTTGGCCGGGTGCGGGCTCTGGATGACGTGTGTCTGGAGGTGCCGTCGGGATGCATGGTCGGCCTGATCGGGCCTGATGGTGTCGGCAAGTCCAGCCTGCTCGCGCTGGCCTCGGGCGCGCGCGCGGTGCCGTCGGGCCGGGTGGAGGTGCTGGGTGGTGACATCGCCGATGTCGGGCATCGGCGCAGAACCTGCCCGCGTATCGCCTATATGCCCCAGGGGCTGGGCAGCAATCTTTATGCCACGCTCAGCGTGTTCGAGAATGTCGATTTTTTCGGCCGGTTGTTCGGCCATGACCGGGCCGAGCGGGACCGGCGCATCGGCCGGCTGCTGAAGAGCACCGGCCTCGCGCCCTTCGCCGACCGGCCGGCCGGCAAGCTGTCGGGTGGCATGAAGCAGAAGCTGGGGCTTTGCTGCGCCCTGATCCACGACCCGGATCTGCTGATCCTGGACGAGCCGACCACCGGCGTCGACCCGCTGTCGCGCCGTCAGTTCTGGGATCTGATCGACCGCATCCGCTCTGAACGGCCGGGGATGAGCGTGATCGTCGCCACCGCCTATATGGAGGAGGCCGCCCGTTTCGACTGGCTTGTGGCGATGGATGGAGGCCGCGTGCTGGCAACAGGCACACCCGCGGCACTGCTGGAACGGACCGGTGCCGACACGCTGGATGCGGCCTTTATCGCGCTGCTGCCCGAGGCCGTCCGGCAGGATTACCGGCCGGTCGACATCCCGCCGCAAACTGCGGCCGGGCAAAGCGAGATGGCGATCGAGGCCGAGGGGCTGACGATGCGTTTCGGCGACTTTACCGCCGTCGACCATGTCAGTTTCCGCATCCCCCGTGGTGAGATCTTCGGCTTTCTGGGATCGAATGGCTGCGGCAAGACCACGACCATGAAGATGCTGGCCGGGCTGCTGCCGGCGACGGAAGGCCGCGCGCGGTTGTTCGGCGCCGATGTCGACCCGCGTGATATCGAGATCCGCCGCAGGGTCGGCTATATGTCGCAGGCATTTTCGCTCTATTCCGAACTCACTGTCCGCCAGAATCTGGAACTGCACGCCCGTCTGTTCCGCCTGGACCCGCACGGCATTCCGGTGCGGGTCAGCGAAATGGCGGCCCGTTTCGATCTGGATGCGGTGATGGACACACTGCCCGGCGCCCTGCCGCTGGGCATACGCCAGCGACTGTCGCTGGCGGTGGCGATGATCCACGCCCCGGATATCCTGATCCTGGACGAGCCGACATCGGGCGTCGATCCGGTGGTGCGGGACGGCTTCTGGCAGATCCTGGTCGATCTGGCGCGGCAGGACGGGGTGACGATCTTCATCTCGACCCATTTCATGAACGAGGCCGAACGCTGCGACCGCATCTCGCTGATGCATGCCGGCCGGGTACTGGTCAGCGACCGGCCGGCGGACATCCGGCGCAAGCGCAACGCGGCCACGCTGGAAGAGGCATTCATTGCCGTTCTGGAAGACGCCGGCGCCGGGGCGGCAACGGACGACGCGGCGGACGCGACCATCGCCGAGACGATCGGAGATGGCGCGGAGGGGTTCGCCGACGCGCCGGCGCCATCCCGGCTGCGGCGCGTCTTCGATCCGCGCCGCATGTTCAGCTACACCCGCCGTGAAAGCCTTGAACTGCGCCGGGATCCGATCCGGGCCACGCTTGCCCTGATCGGCAGCATGCTGCTGATGTTCATCATCGGTTATGGCATCAACCTGGACATCGAGGATCTGACCTTCGCGGTGCTCGATCGCGACCAGACCACCACCAGTCGCAGCTATGTCCAGGATATCGCGGGTTCACGCTATTTCGTCGAGCGGGCGCCGATCCTGGATCATGCCGATCTGGACCGGCGGATGCGGGCGGGAACGCTGTCGCTCGCGATCGAGATCCCCGAGGGGTTCGGGCGTGACGTCGCCCGTGGCCGGCCGGTGGAGATCGGCGCCTGGTTCGACGGCGCCATGCCTCAGCGCGCCGAGACCATCCGGGGCTATGTCCAGAGCATGCATGCCCACTGGCTGGCGGCACGGGCAAGGGCAAACGGCGTGGCCACGGCCGACACGTTCAGCATCGAGACCCGTTTCCGCTACAACCCCGACGTGGCCAGCCTTGTCGCCATGGTGCCGGCGGTGATCCCGTTGCTGCTGATGATGATCCCCGCCATGCTGATGGCGTTGAGCGTCGTGCGTGAGAAGGAACTGGGCTCGATCGTCAATATGTATGTGACGCCGATCACCCGGTTTGAATTCCTGATCGGCAAGCAGTTGCCCTATATCGGGTTGGCGATGATCAACTTCCTGCTGCTGACCGGGCTTGCGGTCTTCATCTTCGGTGTCCCCCTGACCGGCAGCTTCTGGACCCTGGCCGTAGGCGCTTTGCTCTATGTCACCGCGGCCACCGGTATCGGGCTTCTGATCTCGACCTTCATGCGCAGCCAGATCGCGGCGATCTTCGGAACATCGGTGCTGACCATCCTGCCCGCCGTGCAGTTTTCAGGCATGACCGATCCGGTATCGTCGCTGGAAGGCATCGGCGCGCTGATCGGGCAGGTCTATCCCACCGCCCATTTCATCACCATTGCCCGTGGCACCTTTTCAAAGGCGCTGGGCTTTGGCGATCTTCAAGCATCCCTCATGCCACTTGCCCTCGCGATCCCAGTGCTGACAGGGCTCTGTGTCCTGCTGCTGAAGAAGCAGGCGAGGTAG
- a CDS encoding ABC transporter permease, whose product MHVATIFHLGVKELRGLLRDPMLLVLIVYAFTLAIYTSATAMPETLNRAAIAIVDEDVSPLSARLAGAFYPPYFTTPTPITPPEMDRRMDAGSDTFAIDIPPEFQADLLAGKAPVIQLNVDATRMTQAFNGAGYIQTILSAEITEFLQRYRKDATPPVDLALRARFNPELNKSWFGAIMSVIDNVTMLSIVLTGTALIREREHGTIEHLLVMPVTPSEIMISKVWSMGMVVLAASAFALVFVVQGLLAVPIEGSLILFLAGAALHLFATTSLGIFLATMAGSMPQFGLLLMLVLLPLQILSGGTTPRESMPDIVQTVMLAAPNTHFVMLAQSILYRGAGLGTVWPQFLSLVAIGSVLFAISLGRFRMSLK is encoded by the coding sequence ATGCATGTCGCCACCATCTTCCATCTGGGCGTCAAGGAGTTGCGCGGCCTGCTGCGCGATCCGATGCTTCTGGTGCTGATCGTCTATGCTTTCACCCTTGCCATCTACACATCGGCGACCGCCATGCCCGAGACCCTGAACCGGGCGGCGATCGCGATCGTCGATGAGGATGTCTCACCGCTGTCCGCCCGGCTCGCCGGCGCCTTCTATCCCCCCTACTTCACCACACCCACCCCGATCACCCCGCCTGAGATGGACCGTCGGATGGATGCGGGCTCCGACACCTTCGCGATTGATATTCCACCAGAATTCCAGGCCGACCTTCTGGCTGGCAAGGCGCCGGTGATCCAGCTCAACGTCGATGCCACGCGCATGACCCAGGCCTTCAATGGCGCCGGCTATATCCAGACCATCCTGTCGGCCGAAATCACCGAATTTCTTCAGCGCTATCGTAAGGATGCGACACCGCCGGTCGATCTGGCATTGCGGGCACGGTTCAATCCTGAACTTAACAAAAGCTGGTTCGGCGCCATCATGAGCGTCATCGACAACGTCACCATGCTGTCGATCGTGCTGACCGGCACCGCCTTGATCCGCGAGCGCGAGCACGGCACGATCGAGCATCTGCTGGTAATGCCGGTGACGCCCTCGGAAATCATGATCAGCAAGGTCTGGTCGATGGGGATGGTGGTTCTCGCGGCCTCGGCTTTTGCCCTGGTCTTCGTGGTCCAGGGGCTGCTGGCGGTGCCGATCGAAGGCTCGCTCATCCTGTTCCTGGCCGGGGCCGCCCTGCACCTATTCGCCACAACGTCGCTCGGCATCTTCCTTGCCACCATGGCGGGGTCAATGCCGCAATTCGGCCTGTTGCTGATGCTGGTGCTGCTGCCGCTCCAGATCTTGTCAGGCGGCACCACCCCGCGTGAGAGCATGCCCGATATCGTTCAGACTGTGATGCTGGCAGCACCCAACACCCATTTCGTGATGCTGGCGCAATCGATCCTCTATCGCGGTGCCGGGCTTGGCACGGTCTGGCCGCAATTCCTGTCGCTGGTGGCGATCGGATCGGTGTTGTTCGCCATCTCGCTCGGCCGTTTCCGCATGTCACTCAAATAA
- the argC gene encoding N-acetyl-gamma-glutamyl-phosphate reductase — translation MSGKPTVFIDGEAGTTGLQIRARLEGRDDLTLVSIAPDRRKDPEERRRLLNEVDVAVLCLPDAAAIESVSLIRNPAVKVLDASTAHRTAPDWVYGFPELLPAQRAAVAAASRVSNPGCYPTGFTALVRPLVDAGLIAADAALTVNAVSGFSGGGRQMVEDYEAASPAGREAAYPYGDYALTLEHKHLPEMAVYGGLDQSPLFVPAVGHFKCGMLVHVPLTASLLKPGTTAADVHAVLAARYAGEGFVGVAPQDGGDLLRDGKFLDPRALNGTNRIELFVFGHKSRGQILLAARLDNLGKGASGAAVQNLNLMLGLPEMAGLEAPLPLTDTIMT, via the coding sequence ATGAGCGGCAAGCCCACCGTATTCATCGACGGCGAGGCCGGCACCACCGGCCTGCAGATCCGCGCGCGGCTTGAGGGGCGTGACGATCTCACGCTGGTCTCGATCGCCCCGGACCGTCGCAAGGATCCGGAGGAACGGCGACGGCTGCTGAACGAGGTGGATGTGGCGGTGCTGTGCCTGCCCGATGCCGCCGCGATCGAAAGCGTGTCGCTGATCCGCAATCCGGCCGTGAAGGTGCTGGATGCATCCACCGCCCACCGCACCGCACCGGACTGGGTCTATGGTTTTCCGGAATTGCTGCCGGCGCAGCGCGCTGCGGTCGCGGCCGCCAGCCGCGTCTCGAACCCCGGCTGCTACCCGACCGGCTTCACGGCCCTGGTGCGGCCGCTGGTCGATGCGGGCCTGATCGCCGCCGATGCGGCCCTGACGGTGAACGCGGTCTCGGGCTTCTCGGGCGGTGGCCGGCAGATGGTCGAGGATTATGAGGCGGCGTCCCCCGCTGGCCGCGAGGCCGCCTATCCCTATGGCGATTATGCCCTGACCCTGGAACACAAGCACCTGCCCGAAATGGCGGTCTATGGCGGGCTGGACCAGTCGCCGCTGTTCGTTCCGGCGGTCGGCCATTTCAAGTGCGGCATGCTGGTGCATGTGCCGCTGACCGCATCGCTGCTGAAGCCCGGCACGACCGCGGCCGATGTTCACGCGGTGCTGGCCGCGCGTTATGCGGGCGAGGGCTTTGTCGGTGTCGCACCGCAGGATGGTGGCGACCTGTTGCGTGACGGCAAGTTCCTCGACCCCCGCGCCCTGAACGGCACCAACCGGATCGAGCTGTTCGTGTTTGGCCACAAGAGCCGTGGTCAGATCCTTCTGGCGGCACGGCTCGACAACCTGGGCAAGGGGGCCTCGGGCGCCGCGGTGCAGAACCTCAACCTGATGCTGGGCCTGCCCGAGATGGCGGGTCTGGAGGCGCCGTTGCCGTTGACCGATACGATCATGACCTGA
- a CDS encoding AEC family transporter, with protein MQILIDVCLPFFAVILTGWFVGHRRFIDAAGLAGLNRFTYWVALPPLLFVKVADVPLGQLLDPKLIAAYYGAGLIVYALSSLGGRALFGGGGAVAGIRGLAATFSNVGYMGLPLVIFAFGPDAAAPAMTIIVLDHVLMMGLSVLLIEGERAAGGGLKRALVKIGRGLLFNPLILTIIAGALFGASGLELPKPVAAYGALVGLAAAPCALFALGANLAGCSLSRGIGEVGALALLKIVVHPMLVLLLAGPLLGLDPLLIKVLVLEASLPIAVSVFVLADQYRMDTSRISAAILLSTIGSVATVSLALTLLG; from the coding sequence ATGCAGATCCTGATCGACGTTTGCCTGCCGTTCTTCGCGGTGATCCTGACTGGCTGGTTCGTCGGCCACCGGCGGTTCATCGATGCGGCGGGGCTGGCCGGGCTCAACCGGTTCACCTATTGGGTGGCGCTGCCGCCGCTGCTGTTCGTGAAGGTGGCGGATGTACCGCTCGGCCAGTTGCTCGATCCGAAACTGATCGCCGCCTATTACGGCGCGGGGCTGATCGTCTATGCCCTGTCCAGCCTGGGCGGCCGGGCGCTGTTCGGCGGCGGCGGCGCCGTGGCCGGTATCCGCGGATTGGCCGCCACCTTTTCGAATGTCGGCTATATGGGCCTGCCGCTGGTGATCTTCGCCTTCGGCCCCGATGCGGCGGCGCCAGCTATGACCATCATCGTGCTCGATCACGTGCTGATGATGGGGTTGAGCGTCCTGCTGATTGAAGGCGAACGGGCAGCCGGTGGCGGCCTGAAGCGTGCCCTGGTCAAGATCGGTCGCGGCCTGCTGTTCAACCCGCTGATCCTGACCATCATCGCCGGCGCCCTGTTCGGCGCATCGGGCCTGGAGCTGCCCAAGCCGGTTGCCGCCTATGGCGCGCTGGTCGGGCTTGCGGCGGCGCCTTGCGCGCTGTTCGCGCTGGGCGCCAATCTTGCCGGCTGCTCGCTCAGCCGGGGCATCGGCGAGGTCGGCGCGCTGGCGCTGCTCAAGATCGTGGTCCATCCGATGCTGGTGCTGCTGCTGGCCGGGCCGCTGCTGGGGCTGGATCCGCTGCTGATCAAGGTTCTGGTGCTGGAGGCATCGCTGCCGATCGCGGTGTCGGTGTTCGTGCTGGCCGATCAGTACCGGATGGATACCAGCCGGATCTCGGCCGCCATCCTGCTGTCGACCATCGGTTCCGTGGCGACCGTGTCGCTGGCCCTCACTCTGCTCGGCTGA
- a CDS encoding DMT family transporter, whose product MTTDQTGRDRRTAGLRLKAPLLLLLFGTVMGSAYALARFTTEAGVPPLSFVFWQCFGGFVGVSLTVVLARRPVVLGRRALGFYLGNGLLGLTLPYIASMLAVPHIGAGLPAVLMALSAVFTYLFAVLLGMERFRALRAAGLVAGVAGAALIVIGGRGIDVGPGGATGVGLVLWTLVATLAPMCTAGGNIFRARFWPAGIDAAVMSAGMLFMASVTLLPLVLIDGLAIPGIGVAAGLPGWILIGQGALTAIAYLAFFELQRIAGVIYFAQVGFIMTGTGLVWGVLVFGERYGSVVWLGVGLLAAGLLFYNLGLRRIAAKGH is encoded by the coding sequence ATGACCACCGATCAGACCGGCCGCGACCGGCGGACCGCCGGCCTGCGGCTGAAGGCGCCCCTGCTGCTGCTGTTGTTCGGCACGGTGATGGGCAGCGCCTATGCCCTGGCCCGTTTCACCACAGAGGCCGGCGTGCCGCCGCTGTCCTTCGTGTTCTGGCAATGCTTCGGCGGCTTCGTCGGCGTATCGCTGACGGTCGTTCTGGCGCGCCGGCCGGTGGTTCTGGGGCGCCGGGCGCTGGGCTTCTATCTGGGCAACGGGCTGCTGGGGCTGACCTTGCCCTATATCGCATCGATGCTGGCGGTGCCGCATATCGGCGCCGGCCTGCCGGCCGTGCTGATGGCCTTGTCGGCGGTGTTCACCTATCTGTTTGCCGTGCTGCTGGGCATGGAGCGGTTCCGCGCGCTGCGTGCGGCAGGGCTGGTGGCGGGGGTGGCCGGGGCCGCGCTGATCGTGATCGGCGGTCGCGGCATCGATGTGGGACCGGGCGGCGCCACCGGCGTCGGTCTGGTGTTGTGGACGCTTGTCGCGACCCTGGCGCCGATGTGCACCGCCGGCGGCAACATCTTTCGCGCCCGATTCTGGCCGGCGGGCATCGATGCCGCGGTGATGTCGGCGGGCATGCTGTTCATGGCATCGGTGACGCTGCTGCCGCTGGTTCTGATCGACGGCCTGGCCATCCCCGGCATCGGCGTGGCGGCGGGGTTGCCGGGCTGGATCCTGATCGGTCAGGGCGCGCTGACCGCCATCGCCTATCTCGCCTTCTTCGAGTTGCAACGGATCGCCGGGGTGATCTATTTCGCCCAGGTCGGCTTCATCATGACCGGCACCGGACTGGTCTGGGGCGTGCTGGTGTTCGGCGAACGCTATGGCAGCGTGGTCTGGCTGGGCGTGGGCCTGCTGGCGGCGGGCCTGCTGTTCTATAATCTGGGCCTGCGGCGGATTGCGGCCAAAGGGCACTGA
- a CDS encoding DsbA family oxidoreductase, whose amino-acid sequence MVQPHVSQKGTDAMRIDVISDTVCPWCFIGKRRLEAALEMFADRPDAVPVDVRWHPFQLNPAMPREGADRAGYLAAKFGGPERAAQIYGRIRAAGADVGLDLDPERAKVMPNTLDSHRLLHRMQMRDETLADGAGRGDRTAEALFRAFFGQGRNIGDPAVLAEIARAVDPADSGAAAYLATDDDRDMLAAADAHAREIGIDGVPCFIIDGRWAVMGAQAPEQMLAALVRAATNTTAGGVDDSGDDAMSEDGQNC is encoded by the coding sequence GTGGTCCAGCCACATGTCAGCCAGAAAGGCACCGACGCCATGCGCATCGACGTGATTTCCGACACCGTCTGCCCCTGGTGCTTCATCGGCAAGCGCCGGCTGGAGGCGGCCCTTGAGATGTTCGCCGACCGCCCCGACGCGGTGCCGGTGGATGTGCGCTGGCACCCGTTCCAGTTGAACCCGGCGATGCCGCGCGAAGGCGCCGATCGTGCCGGCTATCTGGCCGCCAAATTCGGCGGACCGGAGCGGGCGGCGCAGATCTATGGCCGCATCCGCGCGGCCGGTGCCGACGTGGGCCTGGACCTGGACCCCGAACGCGCCAAGGTGATGCCCAACACGCTGGACAGCCACCGCCTGCTGCACCGCATGCAGATGCGCGACGAGACCCTGGCCGATGGCGCGGGGCGCGGCGACCGCACCGCCGAGGCATTGTTCCGCGCCTTTTTCGGTCAGGGCCGCAATATCGGCGACCCGGCGGTTCTGGCCGAAATCGCCCGGGCGGTCGATCCGGCCGATAGCGGTGCCGCCGCCTATCTCGCCACCGATGACGACCGCGACATGCTGGCGGCGGCCGATGCCCATGCACGCGAGATCGGCATCGATGGCGTGCCCTGCTTCATCATCGATGGCCGCTGGGCGGTGATGGGGGCACAGGCGCCGGAGCAGATGCTGGCGGCCCTGGTGCGGGCGGCAACGAACACCACGGCCGGTGGCGTCGACGACAGTGGCGATGATGCCATGTCGGAAGACGGCCAGAACTGCTGA
- a CDS encoding malonate--CoA ligase produces MSDNLYARIRARFPAELARPMLYRPDGSMLTYGDVDRISGQVAGLLDALGVGVGDRVAVQVDKSPMALMLYLGCLRRGAVYLPLNTAYKPAELDYFIDNAEPRLVVCRPEAEAAVRAIIGQRDIAVGTLDGSGDGAFADRVRAQPGGFAPAARTGDDLAAILYSSGTTGRPKGVMLSGDNLWSNAETLVEAWGFTDGDVLLHMLPIFHTHGLFVATHCVLLAGAAMLFEPKFDAARALALMPRASVMMGVPTFYVRLLAETGLTREATRHMRLFVSGSAPLLPETFQRFEAVTDHRILERYGMTETNMNTSNPLDGERRLGTVGRPLPGVDLRITGEDGQPVPAGAAGMIELRGPNVFKGYWRMPDKTAEDFTADGFFQSGDIGQIDGDGYVSIVGRAKDLVISGGFNVYPKEVELVIDSIPGVAETAVIGVPHADFGEAVVAIVVREPGADTPDEAAVLAATRETLANFKQPKRVLFAADLPRNAMGKVQKNLLRDAHRDLFKA; encoded by the coding sequence GTGAGCGACAATCTCTACGCCCGCATCCGGGCACGGTTTCCGGCCGAACTTGCCCGGCCGATGCTGTACCGTCCCGATGGCAGCATGCTGACCTATGGCGATGTCGACCGGATTTCCGGTCAGGTGGCCGGGCTGCTGGATGCGTTGGGTGTGGGCGTGGGCGACCGCGTGGCGGTTCAGGTCGACAAGTCGCCGATGGCGCTGATGCTGTATCTGGGCTGCCTGCGGCGGGGCGCGGTCTATCTGCCGCTCAACACCGCCTATAAGCCGGCCGAGCTGGACTACTTCATCGACAATGCCGAACCGCGGCTGGTGGTGTGCCGGCCTGAGGCCGAGGCGGCGGTGCGCGCGATCATCGGTCAGCGCGATATCGCGGTCGGCACGCTGGATGGCAGCGGCGATGGTGCCTTTGCCGACCGGGTGCGCGCGCAGCCGGGCGGGTTTGCACCGGCGGCGCGCACGGGCGACGATCTGGCGGCGATCCTGTATTCGTCGGGCACCACCGGCCGGCCGAAGGGCGTGATGCTGTCGGGCGACAATCTGTGGAGCAACGCCGAAACCCTGGTCGAGGCCTGGGGCTTCACCGACGGCGACGTGCTGCTGCACATGCTGCCGATCTTCCATACCCATGGCCTGTTTGTGGCCACGCATTGCGTGCTGCTGGCGGGGGCGGCCATGCTGTTCGAACCGAAATTCGATGCGGCACGGGCGCTGGCGCTGATGCCGCGCGCCAGCGTGATGATGGGGGTGCCGACCTTCTATGTCCGCCTGCTGGCCGAGACCGGGCTGACGCGGGAGGCGACCCGCCATATGCGGCTGTTCGTCTCGGGCTCCGCACCGCTGCTGCCCGAGACGTTCCAGCGCTTCGAGGCCGTCACCGACCATCGGATCCTTGAACGCTATGGCATGACAGAGACCAATATGAACACCTCGAATCCGCTGGATGGCGAACGCCGGCTGGGCACGGTGGGCCGGCCGCTGCCGGGGGTGGATCTGCGCATCACCGGCGAGGATGGCCAGCCGGTGCCGGCCGGTGCCGCCGGCATGATCGAGCTGCGCGGCCCCAACGTGTTCAAGGGCTATTGGCGGATGCCCGACAAAACCGCCGAGGATTTCACCGCCGACGGCTTTTTCCAGAGCGGCGATATCGGCCAGATCGACGGCGATGGCTATGTCTCAATCGTCGGCCGGGCCAAGGATCTGGTGATTTCGGGCGGGTTCAACGTCTATCCGAAGGAAGTCGAACTGGTCATCGACAGCATCCCGGGCGTGGCCGAAACTGCGGTGATCGGTGTGCCCCATGCCGATTTCGGCGAGGCGGTGGTGGCGATCGTGGTCCGCGAGCCGGGCGCCGATACGCCCGACGAGGCGGCGGTGCTGGCGGCAACGCGTGAGACGCTGGCGAATTTCAAGCAGCCGAAGCGGGTGCTGTTTGCGGCCGATCTGCCCCGCAATGCGATGGGCAAGGTGCAGAAGAACCTGCTGCGCGATGCCCATCGCGATCTGTTCAAGGCCTGA
- a CDS encoding threonine aldolase family protein, whose translation MNFHSDHVVGAHPRIMEAVVAANRGAVPSYGNDPVSAALVEDLSVLFGREVHVFMTPTGTAANALSLAGLTPRWGSIYAHTEAHVELDECAAPEFYTGGAKLALVPGDHGRMDLDLLEARLQAAPRGFVHAAQPAVITLTQATEAGTVYSPDQVRRAGAIAAAQGMRLHMDGARFANACVHLGVAPAEITWDAGVDILSFGSAKNGTMGAEAVVVFDPQLAEAMAYLRKRAGLLIPKMRFLAAQFRAYLEGDLWLALAGHANAMATRLAHGLQSLPGVSLAHPVEANELFVDLPEAAVVSLEAAGAGFYRWADPEPGMVRVRLVTSWATDPAEVDRFLDHASIAAAAARHGEGRR comes from the coding sequence ATGAATTTCCACAGCGATCACGTCGTCGGCGCCCACCCCAGGATCATGGAGGCGGTGGTTGCCGCCAATCGCGGGGCGGTGCCGTCTTATGGCAATGATCCGGTGTCGGCGGCGCTGGTCGAAGACCTGTCGGTGCTGTTCGGCCGGGAGGTTCATGTCTTCATGACACCCACCGGCACGGCGGCCAACGCCCTGTCGCTGGCCGGGCTCACCCCGCGCTGGGGCAGCATCTATGCCCATACTGAGGCGCATGTCGAACTGGATGAATGCGCGGCGCCCGAATTCTATACCGGCGGCGCCAAGCTGGCGCTGGTGCCGGGCGACCATGGCCGGATGGATCTGGATCTGCTGGAAGCCCGGCTTCAGGCGGCACCCCGCGGCTTCGTTCACGCGGCACAGCCGGCGGTGATCACGCTGACCCAGGCGACCGAGGCCGGCACGGTCTACAGCCCCGATCAGGTGCGGCGCGCCGGCGCCATCGCCGCCGCGCAGGGCATGCGGCTGCATATGGATGGCGCGCGGTTCGCCAATGCCTGCGTGCATCTGGGCGTGGCGCCGGCCGAGATCACCTGGGATGCGGGGGTGGACATCCTCAGCTTCGGATCGGCCAAGAACGGCACCATGGGGGCCGAGGCGGTGGTGGTGTTCGATCCGCAACTGGCCGAGGCGATGGCCTATCTGCGCAAGCGCGCCGGGTTGCTGATTCCCAAGATGCGGTTCCTGGCGGCCCAGTTCCGCGCCTATCTGGAGGGCGATCTGTGGCTGGCGTTGGCGGGGCATGCCAATGCCATGGCCACCCGGCTGGCCCATGGGCTGCAATCGCTGCCGGGGGTGAGCCTGGCCCATCCGGTCGAGGCGAACGAGCTGTTCGTCGATCTGCCCGAGGCGGCGGTTGTCTCGCTTGAGGCGGCCGGTGCCGGTTTCTATCGCTGGGCCGACCCGGAACCCGGCATGGTGCGGGTCCGGCTGGTGACATCCTGGGCGACCGATCCGGCCGAGGTCGACCGTTTCCTCGACCATGCCTCGATTGCCGCGGCTGCGGCCAGACATGGAGAGGGCCGGCGCTGA